One region of Macadamia integrifolia cultivar HAES 741 chromosome 11, SCU_Mint_v3, whole genome shotgun sequence genomic DNA includes:
- the LOC122094401 gene encoding cationic amino acid transporter 1-like — MGGSGGDYSGGGGAVKRRGCSCTKDDFLPEESFKSWSNYARALSETGLRLKDRVLTRSLEITELTEVRSRSEHEMKRNLTWWDLIWFGIGAVIGAGIFVLTGLEANSVAGPAVVLSYVVSGISAMLSVFCYTEFAVEIPVAGGSFAYLRVELGDFAAFIAAGNIILEYVIGGAAVARSWTSYFATLCNHLPNDFRIDASNQLGADYGYLDPISIGVIAAICVLAVYSTKGSSRFNYIASILHVIIILFIIIAGLTKADTKNYTPFAPFGVRGVFKASAVLFFAYVGFDAVSTLAEETKNPARDIPIGLVGSMLITTTAYCVLAITLCLMQPYEQINVDAPFSVAFQAVGMSWAKYVVAAGALKGMTTVLLVGAVGQARYLTHIARTHMVPPWLAQVNERTGTPVNATIVMLVATAIISFFTSLGVLSNLLSISTLFIFMMVAVALLVRRYYVTGVTQPKHRNIFIICIVLILGSSIATATYWATSTNGWIAYTITVPIWLLATIALWAFVPQAKKPKLWGVPLVPWLPSASIAINIFLLGSIDGPSFMRFGVWTGLLLVYYFFLGLHASYDTSKELTEKRVQAAASAKMEEGVKKVVAEGM, encoded by the exons ATGGGTGGAAGCGGCGGTGATTatagtggaggaggaggagcagtGAAGCGGAGAGGATGCTCGTGCACAAAAGATGATTTCCTTCCTGAGGAGTCTTTCAAGAGCTGGAGCAACTATGCCAGAGCTTTAAGCGAGACAGGGTTGAGATTGAAGGATCGGGTACTGACTCGATCCTTGGAAATCACGGAGTTGACCGAGGTGAGGAGTCGGAGTGAACATGAAATGAAGAGGAACCTCACATGGTGGGATCTTATCTGGTTCGGTATCGGCGCCGTCATTGGTGCCGGAATCTTCGTTCTTACAGGTCTAGAGGCAAATTCCGTTGCCGGACCCGCCGTTGTTCTCTCCTACGTCGTCTCCGGCATCTCTGCCATGCTTTCCGTCTTCTGCTACACTGAGTTCGCCGTTGAAATTCCAGTTGCAG GTGGATCCTTTGCATACCTCAGGGTGGAGCTAGGTGATTTTGCAGCCTTCATTGCTGCCGGCAACATCATCCTTGAATACGTAATCGGTGGAGCTGCCGTGGCTAGGTCGTGGACATCCTACTTTGCCACCCTCTGCAATCACCTCCCCAATGATTTCCGCATCGATGCCTCAAATCAACTTGGCGCAGACTATGGCTACCTTGACCCAATTTCCATTGGGGTCATCGCCGCCATCTGTGTTCTCGCCGTCTACAGTACCAAGGGCTCATCCCGCTTCAACTACATCGCTTCCATCCTCCATGTTATCATCATTCTTTTCATCATAATTGCCGGCCTTACCAAGGCTGACACCAAGAACTACACCCCATTTGCACCCTTTGGGGTTCGCGGCGTCTTTAAGGCCTCGGCGGTGTTGTTCTTCGCCTATGTTGGGTTCGATGCAGTGTCTACATTGGCTGAAGAAACTAAGAACCCTGCCCGGGATATCCCAATTGGATTGGTTGGGTCTATGTTGATCACTACTACAGCTTATTGTGTTCTAGCCATCACATTATGTCTAATGCAGCCATATGAGCAGATTAATGTGGATGCTCCTTTCTCCGTTGCATTCCAAGCAGTTGGGATGAGTTGGGCTAAGTATGTTGTGGCTGCTGGGGCATTGAAGGGCATGACCACTGTCTTGCTTGTTGGGGCTGTGGGTCAGGCAAGGTATTTGACTCACATTGCTAGGACTCACATGGTTCCCCCATGGTTGGCTCAAGTCAATGAAAGGACTGGGACTCCTGTGAATGCCACTATAGTCATGCTTGTTGCTACAGCCATTATTTCCTTCTTCACTAGTCTTGGTGTCCTCTCCAACCTTCTTTCCATCTCCACACTCTTCATCTTTATGATGGTTGCCGTCGCACTTCTTGTCCGCCGTTACTATGTCACCGGTGTGACACAGCCAAAGCACCGGAACATATTCATTATTTGCATTGTCTTAATTCTTGGATCCTCAATTGCGACCGCCACTTACTGGGCTACGAGCACGAACGGATGGATCGCTTACACAATAACCGTGCCAATATGGTTATTGGCTACTATTGCCTTGTGGGCGTTTGTTCCACAAGCAAAGAAACCAAAGCTATGGGGGGTGCCACTAGTACCATGGTTGCCTTCAGCTTCAATTGCTATCAATATTTTCCTTCTAGGTTCAATTGATGGACCATCATTTATGAGGTTTGGAGTCTGGACTGGACTGCTCTTGGTTTACTATTTCTTCCTTGGGCTTCATGCTTCCTATGATACATCGAAGGAGTTGACCGAGAAAAGGGTTCAGGCAGCTGCATCGGCAAAGATGGAAGAGGGAGTTAAAAAGGTAGTGGCAGAGGGGATGTAA